From Pararhodobacter zhoushanensis, the proteins below share one genomic window:
- a CDS encoding 2-dehydropantoate 2-reductase, protein MRIAVFGAGAVGCYIGGRLAAAGGDVVLIGRARIGAELAQGLVLSDYRGGSVRCDPLPFAQGAEGAAGAGLVLVCVKSPGSEAAARALRPHLATGAQVISFQNGIRNAGVLADGLERPVLAGMVGFNVAAQGEGRFHQGTQGDLHVEATPGLPLDLFARAGLPLKTHADIGPVLWAKLMLNLNNAINALSGIPLRDQLAQRDFRRCLALAQSELLALCAQAGQPLAKLSPLPAAWIPSVLRLPDPMFRAIAGSMLRIDPLARSSMADDLALGRAPELDAINGEVGRLATQMCREAPVNACLTALVRDAAVTPRRWEATELLRAITAA, encoded by the coding sequence ATGAGGATTGCGGTATTCGGAGCGGGGGCGGTCGGTTGCTATATCGGCGGCAGGCTGGCGGCGGCGGGGGGCGATGTGGTGCTGATCGGCCGCGCGCGGATCGGGGCCGAACTGGCGCAGGGGCTGGTGTTGAGCGACTATCGCGGCGGGTCGGTGCGCTGTGATCCGCTGCCGTTTGCCCAAGGGGCTGAGGGCGCGGCAGGGGCGGGTCTGGTGCTGGTCTGCGTCAAGTCGCCGGGGAGCGAGGCCGCCGCCCGGGCGCTGCGGCCCCATCTGGCGACGGGTGCGCAGGTGATCAGCTTTCAGAACGGCATCCGCAACGCCGGGGTGCTGGCGGACGGGCTGGAGCGTCCGGTGCTGGCGGGGATGGTCGGCTTCAACGTCGCGGCGCAGGGTGAGGGGCGGTTCCATCAGGGCACGCAGGGCGATCTGCATGTGGAAGCCACGCCCGGCCTGCCGCTGGATCTGTTCGCCCGTGCCGGTCTGCCACTGAAGACCCACGCCGATATCGGGCCGGTGCTATGGGCCAAGCTGATGCTGAACCTCAACAACGCCATCAACGCGCTGTCCGGCATTCCGCTGCGCGACCAACTGGCCCAGCGCGATTTCCGCCGCTGTCTGGCGCTGGCGCAATCGGAACTGCTGGCGCTCTGCGCGCAGGCCGGGCAACCACTGGCGAAACTCTCGCCCCTGCCCGCCGCGTGGATACCGTCAGTCCTGCGCCTGCCCGATCCGATGTTCCGCGCGATTGCAGGCAGCATGCTCAGGATCGACCCGCTGGCACGCTCGTCCATGGCCGATGATCTGGCGCTGGGCCGTGCGCCCGAGCTGGACGCGATCAACGGCGAGGTGGGGCGGCTGGCCACACAGATGTGCCGCGAGGCCCCGGTCAACGCCTGCCTGACCGCGCTGGTGCGCGATGCGGCGGTGACGCCCCGGCGCTGGGAAGCAACCGAACTGCTGAGGGCGATTACCGCTGCTTGA
- the dapF gene encoding diaminopimelate epimerase → MDMATPPNLTFRKMHGAGNDFVVIDSRGREPVTTPALARALGDRHRGVGFDQLAELRTGDDADFILDFWNADGTMAGACGNATRCVAWLVMEETGRDALTIRTARGLLQAQRLDGQVWVNMGLPMFDWQSIPLNAPQDALHLPLAGDPVGVGMGNPHCVFVVPDAEAVALDSLGPQVEHDPIFPERTNVEYISLLGPDRLRMRVWERGTGITLACGSGACAAAVAAVERGLTARRVVLELDGGILEADWRADGVWLTGPVADVFTATLTPAFLAAL, encoded by the coding sequence ATGGATATGGCGACTCCCCCCAACCTGACGTTCCGTAAAATGCACGGGGCGGGCAATGATTTCGTGGTGATCGACTCGCGCGGGCGCGAGCCGGTGACGACGCCTGCGCTGGCGCGCGCCCTGGGCGACCGGCATCGCGGCGTGGGGTTTGACCAGTTGGCCGAGCTGCGCACCGGCGACGATGCCGATTTCATCCTCGATTTCTGGAACGCCGACGGCACAATGGCCGGGGCCTGCGGCAACGCGACCCGCTGCGTGGCGTGGCTGGTGATGGAAGAGACCGGGCGCGACGCGCTGACCATCCGCACCGCGCGCGGGTTGTTGCAGGCGCAGCGCCTTGACGGTCAGGTCTGGGTCAACATGGGCCTGCCGATGTTCGACTGGCAGTCGATCCCGCTGAATGCCCCGCAGGACGCCCTGCATCTGCCGCTGGCGGGCGATCCCGTCGGCGTCGGCATGGGCAACCCGCATTGCGTGTTTGTCGTGCCCGATGCCGAGGCCGTGGCGCTGGACAGCCTCGGCCCGCAGGTCGAGCATGACCCGATCTTCCCCGAACGCACAAATGTCGAATATATCAGCCTCCTCGGCCCCGACCGCCTGCGCATGCGGGTGTGGGAGCGCGGCACAGGCATCACGCTGGCCTGCGGCTCGGGCGCTTGCGCGGCGGCTGTGGCGGCGGTGGAGCGGGGGCTTACGGCCCGTCGCGTCGTGCTGGAACTGGACGGCGGCATCCTTGAGGCCGACTGGCGCGCGGATGGCGTCTGGCTGACCGGCCCCGTCGCCGATGTCTTCACCGCGACCCTGACCCCCGCCTTTCTGGCCGCCCTATGA
- the mtaB gene encoding tRNA (N(6)-L-threonylcarbamoyladenosine(37)-C(2))-methylthiotransferase MtaB → MNAPVFTTLGCRLNAYETEAMKDLAQQAGVANAHVVNTCAVTAEAVRKARQEIRKIARENPGAAIIVTGCAAQTEPETFAAMPEVTRVIGNHEKMQPETWAGLAPDLIGTTERVQVDDILSVQETAGHLIDGFGTRARAYVQVQNGCDHRCTFCIIPYGRGNSRSVPAGVVVEQIKRLVGAGYNEVVLTGVDLTSWGADLPATPKLGDLVRRILKLVPDLPRLRISSIDSIEADPALIEAIAAEPRLMPHLHLSLQAGDDMILKRMKRRHLRDDAIRFCEDMRKARPDLIYGADIIAGFPTETDEMFANTLDMVRACGLTWLHVFPYSPRKGTPAARMPQVLKAVIKDRAAQLRALGDQLAQAHLAQQVGREHRVLMESPRMGRTEQFTEVSFGTDQPVGSIVPARIAGHDGAQLRAG, encoded by the coding sequence ATGAACGCGCCGGTTTTCACCACGCTTGGCTGCCGTCTCAACGCGTACGAGACCGAGGCGATGAAAGACCTTGCCCAGCAGGCGGGCGTGGCGAATGCGCATGTGGTCAATACCTGCGCGGTGACGGCGGAAGCGGTGCGCAAGGCCCGGCAGGAAATCCGCAAGATCGCGCGCGAGAACCCCGGGGCCGCGATCATCGTCACCGGCTGCGCCGCGCAGACCGAGCCCGAGACCTTCGCCGCCATGCCCGAAGTGACGCGGGTGATCGGCAACCATGAGAAAATGCAGCCCGAGACCTGGGCGGGCCTTGCCCCCGATCTGATCGGGACGACCGAGCGCGTGCAGGTCGATGACATCCTGTCGGTGCAGGAAACGGCGGGCCATCTGATCGACGGTTTCGGCACCCGCGCGCGCGCCTATGTGCAGGTACAAAACGGGTGCGATCACCGCTGCACCTTCTGCATCATCCCCTACGGGCGCGGCAATTCCCGTTCGGTTCCGGCGGGCGTGGTGGTCGAGCAGATCAAACGGCTGGTCGGCGCGGGCTACAATGAGGTTGTGCTGACCGGGGTCGATCTGACCTCGTGGGGGGCCGATCTGCCCGCCACGCCAAAACTGGGCGATCTGGTGCGCCGCATCCTGAAACTGGTCCCCGACCTGCCGCGCCTGCGCATCTCGTCCATCGATTCAATCGAGGCGGACCCCGCCCTGATCGAGGCCATCGCCGCCGAGCCGCGCCTGATGCCCCACCTGCATCTGTCCCTGCAGGCGGGCGATGACATGATCCTCAAACGCATGAAACGCCGCCATTTGCGCGATGACGCGATCCGGTTCTGCGAGGACATGCGCAAGGCCCGCCCCGATCTGATCTATGGGGCCGACATCATCGCCGGTTTCCCGACCGAGACGGATGAGATGTTCGCCAACACGCTGGACATGGTGCGTGCCTGCGGGCTGACCTGGCTGCACGTCTTCCCCTACAGCCCGCGCAAGGGCACGCCCGCCGCGCGGATGCCGCAGGTGCTGAAGGCGGTGATCAAGGACCGCGCGGCGCAGCTGCGCGCCCTTGGCGATCAGCTGGCGCAGGCGCATCTGGCGCAGCAGGTGGGCCGCGAGCACCGCGTGCTGATGGAAAGCCCGCGCATGGGCCGGACCGAGCAGTTCACCGAAGTCAGCTTTGGAACCGACCAGCCCGTCGGGTCCATCGTGCCCGCGCGGATCGCCGGGCACGACGGGGCGCAGTTGCGCGCCGGTTAA
- a CDS encoding ABC transporter transmembrane domain-containing protein: MTDVSQTETRAVSRRIGALSGLWPYLRPYRVLLISAFLALVITAGISLALPLAVRRVVDGFSGGDLVLLNEYFVAALGLAALLATGSAARYYMVTRLGERVVADLRKALFARVIGMSPAFFEKIMSGEVLSRITTDTTLIQSIVGSSMSIALRNLLMLVGGLALLGLTSAKLTGLVLLLVPAVVVPIIVLGRRMRTLSRQNQDWIAASSGTASEALGAAQTVQAFTHEPRSIQGFDTVTEKSFDVAMTRTMTRAIMTFLIIMLVFSGIVGVLWIGALDVRAGTMSIGELVQFVIYSVLVAGAVGALSEIWGELQRAAGATERLVELLGVIDTVLDPEKPVALPAPVRGAVAFENVRFNYPSRPKQSALDGISLSVKPGETVALVGPSGAGKSTIIQMMMRFYDPQQGAITLDGIDLRDLTRADLRGAMALVPQDPVIFATSARENIRFGRLSATDAEIDEAAKAAAAHDFIAALPEGYDTQLGERGVMLSGGQKQRIAIARAILRDAPVLLLDEATSALDAESERLVQSAVERLSQGRTTIVVAHRLATVRKADRIVVFQNGKIEAEGTHAELVAQGGLYARLARLQFTDGAADFATIEG; this comes from the coding sequence ATGACCGACGTTTCGCAGACCGAGACCCGTGCGGTGTCGCGCCGGATCGGGGCGCTGTCCGGGCTGTGGCCCTATCTCAGACCTTACCGTGTCTTGCTGATCAGCGCGTTTCTGGCGCTGGTGATCACCGCCGGGATCTCGCTGGCGCTGCCGCTGGCGGTGCGCCGGGTGGTCGACGGGTTCAGCGGCGGCGATCTGGTGCTGCTCAATGAGTATTTCGTGGCGGCCTTGGGGCTGGCGGCGCTGCTCGCGACCGGCAGTGCGGCGCGCTATTACATGGTGACGCGGCTGGGCGAGCGCGTGGTGGCCGATCTGCGCAAGGCGCTGTTCGCCCGCGTGATCGGCATGTCACCGGCGTTTTTTGAAAAGATCATGTCGGGCGAGGTGCTGTCGCGCATCACCACCGACACGACGCTGATCCAGTCCATCGTCGGCTCGTCCATGTCCATCGCCCTGCGCAACCTGTTGATGCTGGTCGGCGGCCTTGCCCTGCTGGGGCTGACATCGGCCAAGCTGACCGGTCTGGTGCTGCTGCTGGTGCCTGCGGTGGTGGTGCCGATCATCGTGCTGGGCCGCCGGATGCGCACGCTGTCGCGGCAAAACCAGGACTGGATCGCCGCGTCGTCGGGCACCGCGTCCGAGGCGCTGGGGGCGGCGCAGACGGTGCAGGCCTTTACCCATGAGCCACGCTCGATCCAAGGCTTCGACACGGTCACCGAGAAAAGCTTCGACGTCGCCATGACGCGCACGATGACTCGCGCGATCATGACCTTCCTGATCATCATGCTGGTGTTTTCGGGCATCGTCGGCGTGCTGTGGATCGGTGCGCTGGACGTGCGCGCGGGCACGATGTCGATCGGCGAGCTGGTGCAGTTCGTGATCTATTCGGTGCTGGTCGCAGGTGCGGTCGGCGCGCTGTCGGAAATCTGGGGCGAGCTGCAACGCGCGGCGGGGGCGACCGAGCGGCTGGTCGAGCTGCTGGGCGTCATCGATACGGTGCTGGACCCCGAGAAGCCGGTCGCGCTGCCCGCGCCGGTGCGCGGCGCCGTGGCCTTCGAGAACGTGCGCTTCAACTATCCCTCGCGCCCGAAGCAATCGGCGCTGGACGGGATCTCGCTGTCGGTCAAGCCGGGTGAGACGGTGGCGCTGGTCGGTCCTTCAGGTGCCGGGAAATCGACGATCATCCAGATGATGATGCGGTTTTATGACCCGCAGCAGGGGGCGATCACGCTGGACGGCATCGACCTGCGCGACCTGACCCGCGCCGATCTGCGCGGCGCGATGGCGCTGGTGCCGCAGGACCCGGTGATCTTTGCCACCTCGGCGCGCGAGAACATCCGCTTTGGCCGCCTGAGCGCCACCGACGCCGAAATCGACGAGGCCGCCAAAGCCGCCGCCGCGCATGACTTCATCGCCGCGCTGCCCGAGGGGTATGACACCCAGCTGGGCGAACGCGGCGTGATGCTGTCGGGTGGGCAGAAACAACGCATCGCCATCGCCCGCGCCATCCTGCGCGACGCGCCGGTGCTGTTGCTGGACGAGGCGACCTCGGCGCTGGACGCCGAAAGCGAGCGGCTGGTGCAGAGCGCGGTCGAGCGGCTGTCGCAGGGGCGCACGACCATCGTGGTCGCGCACCGGTTGGCCACGGTACGCAAGGCAGACCGGATCGTGGTGTTCCAGAACGGCAAGATCGAGGCCGAGGGCACCCATGCCGAGCTGGTCGCCCAAGGCGGGCTTTACGCCCGGCTGGCACGATTGCAGTTCACCGACGGCGCTGCGGATTTCGCCACCATCGAAGGCTGA
- a CDS encoding DUF4139 domain-containing protein, translating into MTFPLIRLRRAMILSLSGLALALPLAAETAIHAVTLSTAGLAMIEAEGQLGTEPIRLSVARDDIDDFLKSLWVLDPAGAVPFVTMTGPGSFEDAFAHFPFGPQDVTDPARLMSTMVGAPLVVERRGETWQGLNMGVTQRPCEHGPCNVLNLQGEDGVMHSYVMDDALGVRFADAADQATLTDALRAWRGAANPRRVELTLDSDNETPRDVGMVYLQNAPLWRTAWRAVDTPEGIRLIGWAVVENTTGIDWDDIELTLATGSVRAISARLYERRYAEREEAAMDGRSAPVPATAMFRGAIGAMAESVPAPAPMAMADSAASIGITADDGDSFSRFTLDTPVTLAAGQMMSVPFLSELLTDARLTLYRGGSGQLHPVIALSLENPLPLRLPAGVLTLYEDGRGHAGDAMIPEMAPGATEVVDFARDTAVEVREDRANTETVREMRLANGLLYVTEDLERRVTYRIEGAPQADREITIDHPRNADWTVSSTTGAEERPDAWRWVVPVAAAESASLVVTERQPRIRRVGLMDIDLGTLAYWQGRTLDPQVRATLEQLADLRRQISDTEVEQRRLANDTQTLEREQSRLVNLIVQLGDDSQANRERRARVDAIDGQIADAQAASEAAAQRITELRAEIAALIGG; encoded by the coding sequence ATGACATTTCCCCTGATCCGCCTGCGTCGCGCGATGATTTTGTCGCTCAGCGGGCTGGCCCTGGCGCTGCCGCTGGCTGCCGAAACGGCCATCCATGCGGTCACCCTGTCCACTGCTGGCCTCGCCATGATCGAAGCGGAAGGCCAGCTGGGCACCGAGCCGATCCGCTTGTCCGTCGCCCGCGACGACATCGACGATTTCCTCAAAAGCCTGTGGGTGCTGGACCCGGCAGGTGCTGTGCCCTTTGTCACCATGACCGGCCCCGGTTCGTTCGAGGATGCCTTTGCGCATTTCCCCTTTGGCCCGCAGGATGTGACCGACCCGGCCCGCCTGATGTCCACCATGGTCGGCGCACCGCTGGTGGTCGAGCGGAGGGGCGAGACGTGGCAGGGGCTGAACATGGGCGTCACCCAGCGCCCCTGCGAGCACGGGCCCTGCAATGTGCTGAACCTTCAGGGCGAGGACGGCGTGATGCACAGCTACGTCATGGATGACGCGCTGGGTGTCCGCTTTGCCGATGCCGCCGATCAGGCCACGCTGACCGACGCCCTGCGCGCCTGGCGCGGTGCCGCCAACCCGCGCCGGGTGGAGCTGACGCTGGACAGCGACAACGAGACCCCGCGCGATGTCGGGATGGTCTATCTGCAAAACGCCCCGCTCTGGCGCACCGCCTGGCGCGCCGTTGACACGCCCGAGGGCATCCGCCTGATCGGCTGGGCCGTGGTCGAGAATACCACCGGCATCGACTGGGATGACATCGAGCTGACGCTGGCCACCGGCTCGGTTCGCGCAATCTCGGCCCGCCTGTACGAGCGCCGCTATGCCGAGCGCGAAGAGGCCGCGATGGACGGCCGCAGCGCGCCGGTGCCGGCGACGGCCATGTTCCGTGGCGCGATAGGCGCGATGGCCGAAAGCGTCCCGGCCCCCGCCCCGATGGCGATGGCCGACAGCGCCGCCTCGATCGGGATCACCGCCGATGATGGCGACAGCTTCAGCCGCTTCACGCTGGATACGCCGGTAACGCTGGCCGCAGGCCAGATGATGAGCGTGCCGTTCCTGTCGGAGCTCCTCACCGATGCCCGCCTGACGCTCTATCGCGGCGGCTCGGGCCAGTTGCACCCGGTGATCGCCCTGTCGCTGGAAAATCCGCTGCCCCTGCGCCTGCCTGCCGGTGTGCTGACCCTCTATGAGGACGGGCGCGGCCATGCCGGTGATGCGATGATCCCCGAAATGGCCCCCGGCGCGACCGAGGTTGTCGATTTCGCCCGCGACACGGCGGTCGAGGTGCGCGAGGACCGCGCCAACACCGAAACCGTGCGCGAGATGCGGCTGGCCAACGGGTTGCTCTACGTGACCGAGGATCTGGAACGCCGCGTCACCTACCGGATCGAGGGCGCGCCGCAGGCCGACCGCGAGATCACCATCGACCACCCGCGCAACGCCGACTGGACCGTCTCCAGCACCACCGGGGCCGAGGAACGCCCCGATGCCTGGCGCTGGGTCGTGCCGGTTGCGGCCGCGGAAAGCGCCAGCCTTGTGGTGACCGAGCGCCAGCCGCGCATCCGCCGTGTCGGGTTGATGGACATCGATCTGGGCACGCTGGCCTACTGGCAGGGCCGCACGCTGGACCCGCAGGTCCGCGCGACGCTGGAACAGCTGGCCGATCTGCGCCGCCAGATCAGCGACACCGAGGTCGAGCAGCGCCGTCTGGCCAACGACACGCAGACGCTGGAGCGCGAGCAGTCGCGGCTGGTCAACCTGATCGTGCAGCTGGGCGATGACAGTCAGGCCAACCGCGAGCGCCGCGCCCGCGTCGATGCGATCGACGGCCAGATCGCCGACGCGCAGGCGGCGTCCGAAGCGGCAGCGCAGCGGATCACCGAGCTGCGGGCCGAGATTGCCGCGCTGATCGGCGGCTGA
- a CDS encoding DODA-type extradiol aromatic ring-opening family dioxygenase, protein MTRLPTYFISHGGGPWPWIPQMRAQFVNLEASLKKMVADLPELPRAVLSISGHWEGDDFAVMAHPNPPMVYDYSGFPPETYKITYPAPGAPDIAARTRDLLAAAGLPTHLDTVQGYDHGTFVPLYIMFPEANVPVYQISLNRNYSPAEHLAMGRALAPLRDEGVMIVGSGLSYHNLRLFGPGAKVPSEAFDAWLDEALQEAPEARTQSLLDWESAPYARVCHKEEDHFVPIFAALGAAEGEAATRIYHDVGLMGGVTASSYQFG, encoded by the coding sequence ATGACCCGTCTTCCCACCTATTTCATCTCGCACGGCGGCGGACCCTGGCCGTGGATCCCGCAGATGCGCGCGCAATTCGTCAATCTGGAGGCCTCGCTCAAGAAGATGGTCGCCGATCTGCCGGAACTCCCCAGGGCGGTCCTGTCGATCTCGGGCCATTGGGAGGGCGACGATTTCGCCGTGATGGCGCATCCCAACCCGCCGATGGTCTATGATTACTCGGGCTTCCCGCCGGAGACCTACAAGATCACCTACCCCGCCCCCGGCGCGCCCGACATCGCCGCGCGGACCCGCGATCTGCTGGCCGCTGCCGGTCTGCCGACCCATCTGGACACCGTGCAAGGCTATGATCACGGCACCTTCGTGCCGCTCTACATCATGTTCCCCGAAGCGAATGTGCCGGTCTACCAGATCTCGCTGAACCGGAACTATTCCCCCGCCGAACACCTCGCCATGGGCCGCGCGCTGGCCCCTTTGCGGGATGAAGGGGTGATGATCGTCGGCTCGGGGCTGAGCTATCACAACCTGCGTCTTTTCGGGCCGGGGGCCAAGGTGCCGTCCGAGGCGTTCGACGCCTGGCTGGACGAGGCGCTGCAGGAAGCGCCCGAGGCGCGCACGCAAAGCCTGCTCGACTGGGAAAGCGCGCCCTATGCCCGCGTGTGCCACAAGGAGGAGGATCACTTTGTGCCGATCTTCGCCGCCCTGGGCGCGGCTGAGGGCGAGGCTGCGACCCGGATCTATCACGATGTCGGCCTGATGGGCGGCGTCACCGCGTCGAGCTATCAGTTCGGCTGA
- a CDS encoding cobalamin-independent methionine synthase II family protein yields MTIETTHVGSLPRGDALSALLIAKDKGEAYDPAAFEAAVEAAIADAIKHQRDAGVSIISDGELGKVGYSTYMQERLSGFGGHIDRKPAKDMAAHPALAKKLSAIMGSQEFTRASCIGEVKLVNLQPALDDIRRFKTALAADGSGTRAFMNAASPGLITAFQVNRYYPSHEAYLDALVTAMRPEYEAILDAGLDIQFDCPDLAMSAHTGYQDMSQDEFVKIAAANVEALNAATEGLPADRMRMHLCWGNYEGPHDHDIPLEAVIDVVLSARPNTVLFESANPCHEHEWTVWRDADIPDDKILAPGVIDTCSNYVEHPRLIAQRLQRFIDIVGQDRVIASTDCGFGTFAGYGKIDPEVTWKKLRNLRIGADLASA; encoded by the coding sequence ATGACCATCGAAACCACCCATGTCGGCAGCCTGCCCCGCGGCGATGCCCTCTCGGCCCTGCTGATCGCCAAGGACAAGGGCGAGGCCTACGATCCCGCCGCCTTCGAAGCCGCGGTTGAAGCCGCCATCGCCGACGCGATCAAACACCAGCGCGACGCCGGGGTCTCGATCATCTCGGACGGCGAGCTGGGCAAGGTCGGCTACTCCACCTACATGCAGGAACGCCTCAGCGGTTTTGGCGGCCATATCGACCGCAAACCGGCCAAGGACATGGCCGCCCACCCTGCGCTGGCCAAGAAGCTCAGCGCCATCATGGGCAGTCAGGAATTCACCCGTGCGTCCTGCATCGGTGAGGTCAAGCTGGTCAACCTGCAGCCCGCCCTCGACGACATCCGCCGCTTCAAGACCGCGCTGGCCGCCGACGGCTCGGGCACCCGCGCCTTCATGAACGCCGCCTCGCCGGGCCTGATCACCGCCTTTCAGGTGAACCGCTACTACCCCAGCCACGAGGCCTATCTCGACGCCCTCGTCACCGCGATGCGCCCCGAGTATGAGGCGATCCTCGACGCCGGCCTCGACATCCAGTTCGACTGCCCCGACCTCGCCATGTCCGCCCATACCGGCTATCAGGACATGTCGCAGGACGAGTTCGTCAAGATCGCCGCCGCCAATGTCGAGGCCCTGAACGCCGCGACCGAGGGCCTGCCCGCCGACCGCATGCGCATGCACCTGTGCTGGGGCAACTACGAGGGACCGCATGACCACGACATCCCGCTCGAGGCGGTGATCGACGTGGTGCTCTCGGCCCGCCCCAACACCGTGCTGTTCGAGAGCGCCAACCCCTGCCACGAGCACGAATGGACCGTCTGGCGCGACGCCGACATTCCGGACGACAAGATCCTCGCACCCGGCGTGATCGACACCTGCTCGAACTACGTCGAACACCCCCGCCTGATCGCCCAACGCCTGCAACGCTTTATCGACATCGTCGGTCAGGACCGCGTCATCGCCAGCACCGACTGCGGCTTTGGTACCTTCGCCGGGTATGGCAAGATCGACCCCGAGGTGACGTGGAAAAAGCTCAGAAACCTGCGGATCGGGGCGGATCTGGCGTCGGCTTAA
- a CDS encoding helix-turn-helix transcriptional regulator: MRPADRLFQIIQILRRSTQPVTAARIAEELEVSRRTVYRDIAVLVGQRVPIVGEAGYGFLLDADYDMPPLMLTPDEIEAVVLGAQWVAGRGDPTLARAARDLIAKITMVVPETLRPFIVEPTVGTPPPRIQPFEPIDPAILRQAIRDGRKLHLRYRSAEGRETERTVWPVVLGYGEASRVIVAWCELRNDFRYFLTDRLVSGTVLDESNGLRKGELHKRWLAWRAAGG; the protein is encoded by the coding sequence ATGCGCCCCGCCGACCGCCTCTTTCAGATCATCCAGATCCTGCGCCGCTCGACCCAGCCGGTCACCGCCGCGCGTATTGCCGAGGAACTCGAAGTGTCGCGCCGCACCGTCTACCGCGACATTGCGGTTCTTGTCGGCCAGCGCGTCCCCATCGTTGGCGAGGCGGGATACGGGTTCCTGCTCGATGCCGATTACGACATGCCGCCGCTGATGCTGACACCGGACGAAATCGAAGCGGTCGTGCTTGGCGCGCAATGGGTCGCCGGCAGAGGCGATCCAACACTGGCGAGGGCCGCACGGGATCTCATTGCCAAGATCACGATGGTGGTTCCCGAAACCCTGCGCCCCTTTATCGTCGAACCGACTGTAGGCACCCCACCGCCACGCATTCAGCCGTTTGAGCCGATCGACCCTGCCATTTTGCGGCAGGCGATCCGTGACGGGCGAAAACTGCATCTGCGCTACCGGTCGGCTGAGGGTCGCGAGACCGAGCGCACGGTCTGGCCGGTCGTCCTTGGCTACGGCGAGGCAAGCAGGGTGATCGTGGCGTGGTGCGAATTGCGCAACGATTTCCGTTACTTCCTGACGGACAGGCTGGTTTCGGGCACAGTGCTCGACGAATCCAATGGCCTGCGCAAAGGCGAGCTGCACAAGCGGTGGTTGGCATGGCGGGCGGCAGGCGGCTAA
- a CDS encoding DUF1761 domain-containing protein, with protein MISTAIAAINLWGVLAAAAFAFVFGGVYFGMLTPKRYAVAMGRAGEPAASPSPLFIVGPFVCNVVMIIATAILVQATGTATFAQAVVLGLVVAIGYLLPMCMMIAINPNFPKPFYYTALNAPYLLISGMMYAVILTLMA; from the coding sequence ATGATCTCGACCGCCATCGCAGCCATCAACCTCTGGGGGGTTCTGGCCGCTGCCGCCTTTGCCTTTGTCTTTGGTGGCGTCTATTTCGGGATGCTGACGCCGAAACGCTATGCGGTCGCGATGGGGCGCGCGGGCGAGCCCGCTGCAAGCCCCTCGCCCTTGTTCATCGTCGGGCCGTTTGTGTGCAATGTCGTGATGATCATCGCGACGGCCATTCTGGTGCAGGCGACGGGCACCGCGACATTTGCCCAGGCGGTCGTTCTGGGGCTTGTGGTCGCAATCGGCTATCTGCTGCCGATGTGCATGATGATCGCGATCAACCCGAACTTTCCCAAGCCGTTCTATTACACGGCGTTGAACGCACCCTATTTGCTGATCAGCGGGATGATGTACGCGGTCATCCTGACGCTGATGGCGTGA
- a CDS encoding YdeI/OmpD-associated family protein, translating into MAQHHGTAADLWVRLWKKTSGIQGISREECIVNALAWGWIDGIGKSFDDLSYVVRLTPRRPRSDWSQRNCVFAERLISEGHMRPPGQAQVDAARADGRWARAYAGSASMQMPADFTAALAADPAAAESFGPLSRARMFAIYLRLQRIKRPENRARAIRQIIAELADRQGP; encoded by the coding sequence TTGGCACAGCACCACGGCACGGCGGCTGACCTTTGGGTTCGCCTTTGGAAGAAAACCAGCGGAATCCAAGGGATTTCGCGCGAGGAGTGTATCGTCAACGCCCTTGCGTGGGGATGGATCGACGGCATCGGCAAATCCTTTGATGACCTGTCCTACGTCGTCCGGCTGACCCCCAGGCGGCCCCGGTCGGACTGGTCGCAGCGCAATTGCGTCTTTGCCGAGCGCCTGATCAGCGAGGGTCACATGCGCCCACCCGGGCAGGCGCAGGTCGATGCTGCGCGGGCGGACGGCCGGTGGGCGCGGGCCTATGCCGGATCGGCGTCCATGCAGATGCCCGCCGATTTTACCGCAGCACTGGCAGCAGATCCGGCGGCAGCTGAAAGTTTTGGCCCCTTGAGCAGGGCGCGCATGTTCGCAATTTACCTCAGGCTTCAGCGGATCAAACGCCCAGAGAACAGGGCGCGTGCCATCCGGCAGATCATCGCGGAACTGGCGGATCGGCAGGGGCCGTAA